A DNA window from Thermoplasmatales archaeon contains the following coding sequences:
- a CDS encoding HD domain-containing protein — protein sequence MHEKDFFENIKNENLKKHMIAVSAIMKKLAKKFNEDENIWRLVGLLHDIDYEIASVEEHGKISAEMLKEKLPDFALNAIRAHNERTGFKATNRIDYSLIACDAISGLIVSTALVMPNKKISEIKIDTLKNKFKDKSFAKKIDRERIKYCEKIDLSLDEFFSISLEAMNEIADKIGL from the coding sequence ATGCATGAAAAAGATTTTTTCGAAAATATAAAAAATGAAAATTTGAAAAAGCATATGATTGCGGTTTCTGCTATTATGAAAAAACTCGCTAAAAAATTCAATGAAGATGAAAATATTTGGCGACTGGTTGGTTTGCTTCATGATATAGATTATGAAATTGCAAGTGTTGAAGAGCATGGTAAAATATCCGCAGAAATGCTCAAAGAAAAGCTTCCAGATTTTGCGCTCAATGCAATAAGGGCTCATAATGAGAGGACCGGATTTAAGGCTACTAATAGAATTGATTACTCTCTTATTGCTTGTGATGCTATTTCCGGGCTTATAGTTTCAACCGCTCTTGTAATGCCAAATAAAAAAATATCAGAAATAAAGATTGATACACTTAAAAACAAATTCAAGGATAAATCATTTGCCAAAAAAATTGACAGGGAGAGAATAAAATATTGCGAGAAAATAGACCTATCTTTAGATGAATTTTTCTCAATATCACTTGAGGCAATGAATGAAATAGCGGATAAAATTGGTTTATAA
- a CDS encoding minichromosome maintenance protein MCM — protein sequence MTNLESLIERWERFFYDYCKEEIEETSLRYPEKKSLLLDYWKLDKYEPELAEYLLENPYRSIYCAEEALKRIDIIGEAKLHLKLKNLPETKKVEIRNLRAQHLGKFISVDGLVKKVTEVRPKLEDAVFQCQKCGAIIKVPQEENIVIEPLECYKDQGGCGRKTSFKLLTEKSRFIDSQKIELQESPEGLRGGAQPMRLVVYLDDDLVGQVVPGDRISVNGILRVQARRSGKIKFSEFNRVMDANSIEIKEQAFEEIQISEEDEKRIIDVSKDPLLVQKIVASIAPTIYGLETEKEALALQLFGGVPKYMPDGTRIRGDMHILLVGDPGTAKSQLLRYISELAPRSIYTSGKSSSAAGLTASAVKSDEFGEGNWTLEAGALVLADLGIACVDELDKMSPKDREALHQAMEQQEISVAKAGINATLKARCALLGAANPKLGRFEEEIPIAEQINIPPTLLSRFDLIFPLTDKPDKERDEKMATHILEAHRYGERLQKEKNLEIDKMKPFFEPEFLRKYVAYAKRNVHPEMTTEAAEKIKKYYVETRGRSKEVIPFTPRQLEAFIRIAEASARMRLSNVVTVEDAERAISIMEYFLTKVGMEKEFDMFDIDKIATGISKTQRDKMVIITDIIRDICKGTDSSASVEEIISRAIEQGMEKETVENLLAKMRREGIIYEPKNGRYRLTNE from the coding sequence ATAACGAATTTGGAAAGTTTGATTGAGAGATGGGAAAGATTTTTCTATGATTACTGTAAAGAGGAGATTGAGGAAACATCTCTTCGCTACCCTGAAAAGAAAAGTTTATTGCTTGATTACTGGAAATTGGATAAATATGAGCCAGAGCTTGCTGAATATTTACTTGAAAATCCCTACCGAAGCATTTATTGTGCAGAAGAAGCTCTTAAAAGAATTGATATAATAGGAGAGGCAAAACTTCATTTAAAATTAAAAAATCTTCCTGAAACAAAAAAAGTGGAGATAAGGAATTTAAGAGCTCAGCATCTTGGAAAATTTATCTCAGTTGATGGGCTCGTCAAAAAGGTCACTGAAGTTAGGCCGAAGCTTGAAGATGCGGTTTTTCAATGTCAGAAATGCGGTGCAATAATAAAGGTTCCGCAGGAAGAAAATATTGTGATTGAGCCTCTTGAATGCTATAAGGATCAAGGAGGATGCGGGAGGAAAACATCTTTTAAGCTTTTAACTGAAAAATCCCGATTTATTGACTCCCAGAAAATAGAGCTTCAGGAGAGTCCTGAAGGGCTTAGAGGAGGAGCTCAACCGATGAGGCTTGTTGTATATCTTGATGATGATTTGGTGGGGCAGGTTGTGCCTGGAGATAGAATAAGTGTTAATGGCATATTAAGAGTGCAGGCGAGGAGGAGCGGGAAGATAAAATTCTCTGAATTTAATAGAGTTATGGATGCAAATAGCATTGAGATAAAGGAGCAGGCATTCGAGGAAATTCAAATAAGCGAAGAAGATGAAAAGCGAATAATAGATGTTAGCAAAGATCCTTTACTTGTTCAAAAGATAGTTGCATCCATTGCTCCTACAATCTATGGCTTGGAAACTGAAAAAGAGGCCTTGGCTTTACAGCTTTTTGGAGGTGTGCCCAAATACATGCCAGATGGAACAAGAATAAGGGGAGATATGCATATCCTCCTTGTTGGTGATCCTGGCACCGCCAAAAGCCAGCTATTGCGCTACATTTCTGAGCTTGCTCCCCGTAGCATCTATACTTCTGGAAAATCAAGTAGTGCTGCTGGTCTGACAGCGAGTGCGGTAAAAAGTGATGAATTTGGTGAGGGAAACTGGACACTTGAAGCGGGTGCTTTAGTTCTTGCGGACTTAGGAATAGCTTGTGTTGATGAACTGGATAAAATGTCTCCAAAGGATAGAGAAGCTTTGCATCAGGCAATGGAACAGCAAGAAATAAGTGTTGCAAAAGCTGGAATAAATGCGACATTAAAAGCAAGATGTGCATTGCTGGGAGCGGCGAATCCAAAACTTGGCAGATTTGAAGAAGAAATACCTATTGCGGAGCAAATAAATATACCTCCAACGCTTCTTTCAAGATTTGATCTGATTTTTCCATTAACTGATAAACCAGATAAAGAAAGGGATGAAAAAATGGCAACTCATATATTAGAAGCGCATAGATACGGAGAAAGATTGCAGAAGGAAAAAAACTTAGAAATAGATAAAATGAAACCATTTTTTGAGCCAGAATTTTTGCGAAAATATGTAGCATATGCAAAGAGAAATGTACACCCTGAAATGACCACAGAGGCGGCAGAGAAAATTAAAAAATACTATGTTGAAACGAGGGGCAGGTCAAAAGAGGTAATTCCTTTCACCCCCCGCCAACTGGAGGCGTTCATAAGAATAGCGGAGGCGTCCGCCAGAATGCGTTTATCAAATGTTGTAACTGTAGAAGACGCGGAAAGAGCGATTAGTATTATGGAATATTTCTTGACTAAAGTAGGAATGGAGAAAGAATTTGATATGTTTGATATAGATAAAATCGCCACTGGTATATCAAAAACTCAAAGGGATAAGATGGTCATTATTACGGATATAATAAGAGATATATGCAAGGGAACAGATTCATCCGCAAGTGTTGAGGAAATAATTAGCAGAGCAATTGAGCAAGGAATGGAAAAAGAGACGGTTGAAAATCTGCTTGCAAAAATGAGGAGAGAGGGGATAATATATGAGCCAAAAAATGGGAGATACAGACTCACAAATGAATAA
- a CDS encoding DUF996 domain-containing protein, with protein MSKLGNAKILGGIGAILTLIGSFFGILAIVVSMLILCLFAHSGSFFGILAIVGLVMLFIAVKYVAEEAKEENIFKNYLMYFIFSLVAIIAGVAIIFVSIGGSIFNFTKIIQEISEETKVTGFTEGLIKLFAGIIFALIVAWILMIIASVYLRKSYDKIAEYSKVDLFRTTGMFYFIGAITLIIIVGAIIIFIAKILEIVSFFSLPEEFPKAEAPVQ; from the coding sequence ATGAGTAAGTTAGGAAATGCAAAAATTTTGGGAGGCATTGGAGCAATATTAACTTTGATAGGTAGCTTTTTTGGAATACTTGCAATTGTGGTATCTATGCTCATCTTGTGTCTCTTTGCCCATTCTGGTAGCTTTTTTGGAATACTTGCAATTGTGGGGCTGGTAATGCTTTTTATAGCGGTAAAATATGTTGCTGAAGAAGCAAAGGAAGAAAATATATTCAAAAATTACCTGATGTATTTCATTTTCTCTTTAGTTGCAATTATTGCTGGTGTAGCTATAATTTTTGTATCAATTGGTGGAAGCATATTCAATTTTACAAAAATTATTCAGGAAATAAGCGAGGAAACAAAAGTAACAGGTTTCACTGAAGGACTTATAAAATTGTTTGCTGGGATTATATTTGCATTAATTGTTGCATGGATTCTCATGATCATTGCATCAGTTTATCTCAGAAAGAGCTATGATAAGATAGCGGAATACAGCAAGGTTGATTTATTCAGAACAACAGGAATGTTTTATTTCATAGGAGCAATAACCCTGATTATAATTGTAGGGGCTATAATAATTTTCATAGCAAAAATACTTGAAATTGTTTCTTTCTTCTCTTTGCCAGAAGAATTTCCAAAGGCTGAGGCTCCGGTGCAGTAA
- a CDS encoding DUF424 family protein, which produces MNNIFMKIYKMGDDVLIAACDAELLGKILVSDEIEFKVSEGFYKDVLGDEKLFKKNLSLATIGNLIGERCVRCAIEMGLVDPENVIRIGGIPHAQFVII; this is translated from the coding sequence ATGAATAATATCTTTATGAAGATATATAAAATGGGCGATGATGTACTTATTGCGGCTTGTGATGCTGAACTTTTAGGAAAAATCCTTGTAAGCGATGAAATTGAGTTTAAGGTTTCTGAAGGTTTTTATAAAGATGTTTTAGGGGATGAAAAACTTTTTAAAAAGAATTTAAGTTTGGCAACAATAGGTAATCTTATAGGGGAGAGATGTGTTAGATGTGCGATTGAAATGGGTCTTGTTGACCCCGAAAATGTTATAAGGATTGGTGGAATTCCTCATGCTCAGTTTGTAATAATATAA
- a CDS encoding 50S ribosome-binding GTPase: MGVLSRISGFILSLFGKKHVRIGIYGPPNAGKTTLANRIAKDWTGEIVGEVSEIPHETRKIQKKDKVIIKNGKSSLTIDIVDTPGIATKIDFHDFMEYGLSEEEAKKRAKEATEGVIEAIKWLDNIDGVILLMDSTKNPFTQVNITLLGNLEARELPFIIVANKIDLNGSTPATLKSAFPKHDVIPISALEGINMDLLYEAMVRKFGKRK, translated from the coding sequence ATGGGAGTGCTTAGCAGAATTTCTGGATTCATTCTTTCGCTATTTGGTAAAAAACATGTTAGGATAGGGATATATGGCCCGCCCAATGCGGGAAAAACAACTCTTGCAAATAGGATTGCAAAAGACTGGACTGGTGAAATTGTCGGGGAAGTATCTGAAATACCACATGAAACAAGAAAAATACAGAAAAAAGATAAAGTTATAATAAAGAATGGAAAATCATCTCTTACAATAGATATTGTTGATACCCCAGGCATAGCAACAAAAATAGATTTTCATGATTTTATGGAATATGGTCTAAGTGAAGAAGAGGCAAAGAAAAGAGCAAAAGAAGCAACAGAAGGTGTTATAGAAGCAATAAAATGGCTTGATAATATTGATGGTGTCATTCTTCTTATGGATAGCACAAAAAATCCATTTACACAGGTAAATATAACATTACTTGGGAATCTTGAAGCAAGGGAATTACCATTTATAATTGTGGCAAATAAAATAGATTTAAATGGCTCAACTCCAGCAACACTTAAATCCGCTTTTCCAAAACATGATGTAATTCCCATTTCCGCTTTAGAAGGAATAAATATGGATTTACTATATGAAGCAATGGTGAGGAAATTTGGCAAAAGGAAATGA
- a CDS encoding DEAD/DEAH box helicase, which yields MLDEKIIEGLKELGFKKLTSPQIKAIPYILKGKNCIIVAPTGLGKTEAALLPIFHLLTKEKREGISILYITPLRALNRDLLKRTFLWSKKLGIKIAVRHGDTPESERRSQRIKPPDMLITTPETLQILLVSKKLREKLKNVKWVIIDEVHELMDERGAQLTVGLERLEELANFQRIAISATIGNPEEIAKIFCGEDCEIINVAEEKKIEISVEMPKINFLEKDIKSVLNRIKEEINAHKATLLFVNTRDSAEMLTSMLHEIGANTEIHHGSLSKEVRIEAEEKFKSGEVKSLVCTSSLELGIDIGHADFVIQYNSPRQVTRILQRVGRSGHGVGRTSRGKIIATNSEEYEEALVISKRAIENKIEEIKMRKNPLIVLANQIIAIAVEYGSISEEKAYEVIKRAYPFRELSKELFIDVLNQIVRQGVVAYREGEIKRKKKSLLYFLDNISMIPDEKSYDVIDISSNKRIGKIDESFVTNYCCIGFRFIMKGRAWEVVNIEKEVYVTPSSKTDIVPDWTGEEISVPFEIAREVGALRRLVEGGEMRDEIIEDEIKRQKSQGFIVPNDRIITIEREGSEVYITTHFGTKVNETLSKIIGALISQKRGEFVTTGSDAYRIHFKNCRLRDEEIREIILKIPPRSIEPLLRIILKNSSFIKWELLKVARKFGLIEKDASHDKIFIEKLIDVFDGTPFMEEVINKTIWDRMDIENTEKALEMIRNGEIKIISQGLSPVTREIELAMSEFLKPSVDKLTLEALRKRLEETRIKIFCLNCSNSFETRVYRCPAVCPKCSSKMIAVLKKEFKDKKSLVKNASLVAEYGKKAILVMAGHGIGADTAGRILAMQKEGDELLKEILKAEITYARTKRFWA from the coding sequence GTGCTCGATGAAAAAATAATCGAAGGATTAAAAGAGCTTGGCTTCAAAAAATTAACCTCACCCCAGATAAAGGCAATTCCTTATATATTAAAAGGCAAAAATTGCATAATAGTAGCCCCTACTGGCTTAGGAAAGACAGAGGCAGCTTTATTACCAATATTTCACCTATTAACAAAAGAAAAAAGAGAGGGAATAAGCATTCTTTATATCACACCATTGAGGGCTTTAAATCGCGACTTGCTGAAAAGAACTTTTTTATGGAGTAAAAAATTGGGAATAAAAATAGCGGTTCGCCATGGCGACACCCCAGAGAGTGAGAGAAGATCGCAGAGAATAAAGCCACCAGATATGCTAATTACTACACCTGAAACACTTCAAATATTGCTTGTGAGTAAAAAATTAAGAGAGAAGCTGAAAAATGTAAAATGGGTGATAATAGATGAAGTGCATGAATTGATGGATGAGAGAGGGGCTCAACTTACTGTTGGACTTGAAAGATTAGAAGAGTTGGCTAATTTTCAGAGGATAGCTATATCCGCAACGATTGGAAATCCTGAAGAAATTGCAAAAATTTTTTGTGGAGAAGATTGTGAAATAATAAATGTAGCGGAAGAAAAGAAAATTGAAATAAGTGTTGAGATGCCAAAGATAAATTTTCTTGAAAAAGATATAAAGAGTGTTTTGAATAGAATTAAGGAAGAAATAAATGCTCATAAAGCAACTCTTTTGTTTGTAAATACCCGCGATTCCGCAGAAATGCTAACATCTATGCTCCATGAAATAGGAGCAAATACAGAAATACACCACGGTTCTCTTTCAAAAGAGGTAAGGATAGAAGCGGAGGAAAAATTCAAAAGTGGAGAGGTAAAATCTCTTGTATGCACCTCTTCGCTTGAGCTTGGTATAGATATAGGTCATGCGGATTTTGTTATACAATACAATTCCCCACGCCAAGTAACAAGGATTTTGCAAAGAGTTGGGAGAAGCGGCCACGGAGTTGGGAGAACATCAAGAGGAAAAATTATTGCAACAAATAGTGAGGAATATGAAGAGGCTTTGGTAATTTCAAAAAGGGCTATTGAAAATAAAATTGAGGAAATAAAGATGAGGAAAAATCCCCTAATAGTCTTAGCAAATCAGATAATAGCAATTGCGGTTGAATATGGAAGCATATCTGAAGAAAAAGCTTATGAAGTAATAAAAAGAGCTTATCCATTTAGGGAGTTAAGCAAAGAGCTCTTTATAGATGTTTTAAATCAAATAGTAAGGCAGGGAGTGGTAGCTTACAGAGAAGGAGAAATAAAAAGGAAAAAAAAATCTCTCCTATATTTTCTGGATAATATATCAATGATTCCAGACGAAAAAAGCTATGATGTTATAGATATCTCCTCAAATAAGAGAATCGGGAAAATTGATGAAAGCTTTGTAACAAATTATTGCTGTATCGGGTTTAGATTTATAATGAAAGGAAGGGCATGGGAAGTTGTAAATATAGAAAAAGAAGTTTATGTTACACCCTCTTCAAAAACAGATATTGTTCCTGATTGGACAGGTGAGGAAATATCTGTTCCATTTGAAATAGCGCGTGAAGTTGGCGCACTCCGCAGGCTCGTTGAGGGAGGTGAGATGAGAGATGAAATTATTGAGGATGAAATTAAGAGGCAGAAAAGCCAAGGTTTTATTGTGCCAAATGATAGAATAATAACAATAGAAAGGGAGGGAAGTGAAGTTTATATAACCACTCATTTCGGAACAAAAGTTAATGAAACCCTGAGCAAAATAATTGGCGCCCTTATATCTCAAAAAAGAGGAGAGTTTGTTACAACTGGAAGTGATGCTTACAGGATACATTTTAAAAATTGCAGGCTTAGAGATGAGGAAATAAGAGAAATTATTTTAAAAATACCACCAAGAAGCATTGAGCCTTTACTTAGAATAATTCTTAAAAATAGCTCATTTATAAAATGGGAGTTATTAAAAGTTGCAAGAAAATTCGGGTTGATTGAAAAAGATGCAAGTCATGACAAAATTTTTATTGAGAAGTTGATAGATGTTTTTGATGGCACTCCTTTTATGGAAGAAGTTATAAACAAAACAATATGGGACAGGATGGACATAGAAAATACTGAAAAAGCTCTTGAGATGATAAGAAATGGAGAAATAAAGATAATTTCACAGGGTTTATCTCCAGTAACCAGAGAGATTGAATTAGCTATGAGTGAATTTTTAAAGCCGTCAGTGGATAAATTAACACTTGAAGCACTGAGGAAAAGACTTGAGGAAACAAGGATTAAAATTTTTTGCCTTAATTGCTCAAATTCCTTTGAGACAAGAGTTTATCGTTGCCCCGCTGTTTGCCCGAAATGCTCATCGAAGATGATTGCGGTTTTAAAGAAGGAGTTTAAGGACAAAAAATCTTTGGTTAAGAATGCTTCACTTGTTGCAGAATATGGAAAAAAAGCAATTCTTGTAATGGCGGGGCATGGGATAGGGGCGGATACCGCGGGCAGAATACTTGCGATGCAAAAAGAAGGAGATGAATTGCTTAAAGAGATTTTGAAGGCGGAAATTACATATGCAAGAACAAAAAGATTTTGGGCATAA
- the pgk gene encoding phosphoglycerate kinase, whose translation MLPKMKDFDFSQKTVILRLDINSPLDPKTFKIIDNWRIEKAIPTINDLKEKKSRQIIIAHQGRPGEWDFTDLREHAHEIEKIIKERVNFVDDICGEKAINEIKKMEKGDIILLDNVRKIKEEMEKKTPEEHAKSDLVKKLSPLADAFVNDAFAASHRPHCSLVGFIPVLPSFAGLLMEEELEMIEKMLNFAERPRVFVFGGNKLDKIELIKSLIDRKVADKVIVGGALGNAFSKDESLRKIAEGKIVYPVDTIDGKDIGEETVKIFEEEIGKAKSIFLGGPMGVFEEKEYRKGTERIFKAIVNSGVFSLAGGGHTTAAIRMLRLEDKFSYVSTGGGAMERLLMGKDLPVVDALIKFKR comes from the coding sequence ATGCTACCAAAAATGAAAGATTTTGATTTCTCGCAAAAAACCGTTATTCTGAGGCTGGATATAAATTCTCCGCTTGATCCTAAAACATTTAAAATAATTGATAATTGGAGAATAGAAAAAGCTATTCCAACAATAAATGATTTAAAGGAAAAAAAATCCAGGCAGATAATAATCGCTCATCAGGGAAGACCTGGAGAATGGGATTTTACCGATTTAAGAGAGCATGCACATGAAATTGAGAAAATTATAAAGGAAAGGGTTAATTTTGTTGATGATATATGTGGGGAAAAAGCAATAAATGAAATAAAGAAAATGGAGAAAGGGGACATAATTCTCCTTGACAATGTAAGAAAAATTAAGGAAGAGATGGAGAAAAAAACTCCTGAAGAGCATGCAAAATCTGATTTAGTTAAAAAATTATCTCCTCTTGCGGATGCTTTTGTCAATGATGCTTTTGCCGCCTCCCACCGCCCGCATTGCTCGCTTGTTGGCTTTATTCCTGTGCTTCCATCTTTTGCGGGTTTGCTGATGGAAGAGGAATTGGAAATGATTGAAAAGATGCTGAATTTTGCTGAGAGGCCGAGAGTTTTCGTTTTTGGCGGGAACAAGCTTGATAAAATAGAGCTAATTAAGAGTTTAATTGATAGAAAAGTTGCGGATAAGGTTATTGTTGGAGGGGCTTTAGGAAATGCTTTTTCAAAGGATGAATCTCTGAGAAAAATTGCTGAAGGAAAAATAGTTTATCCAGTTGATACCATAGATGGAAAAGATATAGGAGAAGAAACAGTAAAAATATTTGAGGAAGAAATAGGTAAGGCAAAGAGCATTTTCCTAGGAGGCCCGATGGGGGTGTTTGAAGAAAAGGAATACAGGAAAGGCACAGAGAGAATTTTCAAGGCAATTGTAAATTCCGGAGTTTTTTCTCTGGCGGGAGGAGGGCATACTACAGCTGCAATAAGAATGCTTCGCTTGGAGGATAAATTTTCTTATGTTTCTACTGGGGGAGGAGCAATGGAGAGATTGCTTATGGGAAAAGATCTGCCTGTTGTAGATGCCTTGATAAAATTTAAAAGGTAA
- a CDS encoding thiazole biosynthesis protein → MIRDIEITKIIVKTFLEEFLDNLEIDVAIAGAGPSGLTAARYLARSGKKVVVFERHLAPGGGMWGGGIGYPFVVMKQGKELLEEVGVKCFKRDGYWVASSIEAVSKLVSSAIDSGAKIFNGITIEDVMVKDGKINGVVINWSAIKEAKMHVDPVSIEAKCVIDATGHDCDIARIVEKKYGLNTPSKRIEGEKAMWADEGERKTVENTGEIFPGLYVTGMAANAVFGAPRMGPIFGGMLLSGKKVAEIIIKKI, encoded by the coding sequence ATGATAAGGGACATAGAGATAACAAAAATAATAGTCAAAACTTTTTTAGAAGAATTCCTTGATAATTTAGAGATAGATGTTGCGATAGCTGGGGCTGGCCCTTCTGGATTGACTGCTGCAAGATATCTTGCAAGAAGCGGGAAAAAAGTTGTTGTTTTTGAAAGGCACCTGGCGCCAGGAGGGGGGATGTGGGGAGGGGGGATTGGTTACCCATTTGTTGTTATGAAGCAGGGAAAGGAATTGCTTGAAGAAGTAGGGGTAAAATGCTTTAAAAGAGATGGTTATTGGGTTGCAAGCTCTATTGAAGCGGTCTCAAAGCTTGTTTCTTCTGCTATTGATAGCGGGGCGAAAATTTTCAATGGTATTACGATTGAGGATGTAATGGTTAAGGATGGGAAGATTAATGGGGTTGTAATAAATTGGAGTGCAATAAAGGAAGCAAAAATGCATGTTGACCCTGTTTCTATTGAAGCAAAATGTGTTATAGATGCAACTGGGCATGATTGCGATATTGCAAGAATTGTTGAGAAAAAATATGGGTTGAATACACCCAGTAAAAGAATAGAAGGAGAAAAAGCAATGTGGGCGGATGAGGGGGAGAGAAAAACTGTTGAAAATACCGGAGAAATATTTCCGGGCTTATATGTTACTGGAATGGCTGCAAATGCGGTTTTTGGAGCGCCAAGAATGGGACCGATTTTTGGAGGAATGCTTCTTTCTGGAAAAAAAGTTGCGGAGATAATAATAAAAAAGATTTAG
- a CDS encoding DUF2073 domain-containing protein yields the protein MSFIAQEKLNSLSSEEKLNFILKEVKKGHILVLESGLTAEEQAKLIEMTMEDIGDGFVGIEMESYMEEKKGFWQKLFGKRNRMTIVGPADKLKTIYRDKEVIKTIIKAG from the coding sequence ATAAGCTTTATTGCCCAAGAGAAATTGAACAGCTTGAGTAGTGAGGAAAAGTTAAATTTCATTTTAAAGGAGGTTAAGAAAGGGCACATTCTTGTTCTTGAAAGCGGTTTAACCGCGGAGGAGCAGGCGAAACTTATAGAGATGACCATGGAAGATATAGGTGATGGTTTTGTTGGAATAGAAATGGAAAGCTATATGGAAGAAAAGAAAGGCTTTTGGCAAAAATTGTTTGGCAAGAGAAATAGAATGACGATTGTCGGGCCTGCGGATAAACTAAAAACAATTTACAGAGATAAAGAAGTTATAAAAACAATTATAAAGGCGGGTTAA
- a CDS encoding HAD family hydrolase, giving the protein MKAISFDLDGTLVSTDYVDAVWLEKIPEIYALKYGVSFEEAKEYVEKEYLKIGPEALEWYDLDYWIKKFDLNVKSEDILESCIENLHLYPDALKILEKLSKKYELIIISNASREFINIETEFLGIKKYFKRIFSSVSDFKKTKKDEEVYRKVCEIIGKNSNEIVHVGDNYEFDYLVPLKAGIKSFYLDRKGIMNGEDVIKNLLELEEKINF; this is encoded by the coding sequence ATGAAGGCCATATCCTTTGATCTGGATGGAACTCTTGTATCAACAGATTATGTAGATGCGGTATGGTTAGAAAAAATTCCAGAGATATATGCGTTAAAATATGGAGTATCTTTCGAAGAAGCAAAGGAATATGTAGAGAAGGAATATTTAAAGATCGGCCCGGAGGCGCTTGAATGGTATGATCTCGATTACTGGATAAAGAAATTTGATTTGAATGTAAAATCAGAAGATATTCTTGAAAGTTGCATAGAAAATCTTCATCTATATCCTGATGCTCTAAAAATTCTTGAAAAATTAAGCAAAAAATATGAATTAATTATAATATCAAACGCATCTCGTGAGTTTATAAATATAGAGACAGAATTTCTTGGCATTAAAAAATATTTTAAAAGAATATTTTCATCAGTTAGTGATTTTAAGAAAACAAAAAAAGATGAAGAAGTTTACAGAAAAGTATGTGAAATTATTGGAAAAAATAGCAATGAAATAGTTCATGTTGGAGATAATTACGAATTTGACTATTTAGTGCCATTAAAAGCTGGTATAAAATCATTTTATCTTGATAGAAAAGGAATTATGAATGGAGAAGATGTGATAAAAAATCTTCTTGAACTAGAAGAAAAGATAAATTTTTAA
- a CDS encoding proteasome subunit alpha, which produces MIPRAAYDWEITVFSPDGRLFQVEYAREAVKRGTTTVGIKFKKGVALIVDKR; this is translated from the coding sequence GTGATCCCGAGAGCTGCATACGATTGGGAAATCACAGTATTTAGCCCGGATGGAAGATTGTTTCAGGTAGAATATGCAAGAGAAGCGGTGAAAAGAGGAACAACTACTGTTGGAATAAAATTCAAAAAAGGAGTTGCTCTTATAGTTGATAAAAGAAT